The region CGACGTCGCCCACTACCTGTCGGGCAACCAGACCCGCCGCCTGGGATACCTCACCGACCAGTCGCCGGCCCCGTGGGTGGAGGTGCACCCCGACACCGCCGCCACGCTCGGCATCAGCGAGGGCGATGCGGTACGCGTGACCACGCGCCGGGGGACGACCGTGCTGGCGGCCCGCGTCGTGCGCACCATCCGGCCGGACACGGTGTTCGTGCCGTACCACTGGGCCCCGCCG is a window of Euzebyales bacterium DNA encoding:
- a CDS encoding molybdopterin dinucleotide binding domain-containing protein, which codes for MGYLTDQSPAPWVEVHPDTAATLGISEGDAVRVTTRRGTTVLAARVVRTIRPDTVFVPYHWAPPIAGNQLTISRFDPTSGIPNYKACAVKIERSAEPAFPVPPPPVPVEGSDA